A region of Sulfurimonas sp. hsl 1-7 DNA encodes the following proteins:
- a CDS encoding SIR2 family protein translates to MDNVVEKLKSGELIPFIGLGVFADTKAKDGSVLPYDSDSMILALNNGRAMSPRLMYEYSRAAMSLEQRKGREFIVQMTNHIYASKEYDLPFTYEYFKSIKPKYMIDTNVDDSGCKVYEDVEHFMITGVSRITADYDRFLIYKYNPETKEYTRVDKEELNDSLPILFKPMGCMKPEMNFIISDADFVDWLTEAMGGYALPPFLKDYKKDKSYLFLGVDFSRDTFRMVAHETTLGLNDGLVVTPKEELTKKENKFVSTHNLEVLQQDCDTFLKAL, encoded by the coding sequence ATGGATAATGTCGTAGAAAAATTAAAAAGTGGAGAGCTTATTCCATTTATAGGACTGGGTGTTTTTGCAGATACGAAAGCTAAAGACGGAAGCGTTCTGCCTTATGATAGTGACAGTATGATACTGGCACTCAATAACGGTCGTGCAATGAGCCCGAGATTGATGTACGAATACTCTCGTGCAGCTATGAGTTTGGAACAAAGAAAAGGGCGTGAGTTTATTGTTCAGATGACAAACCACATTTACGCGTCAAAAGAGTATGACCTTCCTTTCACATACGAATATTTTAAATCTATCAAACCAAAATATATGATCGATACAAATGTAGATGACAGCGGATGTAAAGTGTATGAAGATGTAGAACACTTTATGATCACAGGAGTTTCTCGCATTACGGCAGATTACGATAGATTTTTGATCTACAAATATAACCCAGAAACTAAAGAGTACACACGAGTTGATAAAGAGGAACTTAATGATTCGTTACCAATTCTTTTCAAGCCTATGGGGTGTATGAAACCGGAGATGAACTTTATCATCTCTGATGCGGACTTTGTTGACTGGCTCACTGAAGCTATGGGCGGTTATGCACTTCCTCCGTTTCTTAAAGATTACAAAAAAGACAAATCGTATCTGTTCTTAGGTGTGGATTTTTCACGTGACACTTTTAGAATGGTCGCTCATGAAACTACTTTAGGACTTAATGACGGTCTTGTAGTTACACCGAAAGAGGAACTTACAAAAAAAGAGAACAAATTTGTAAGTACGCACAATCTTGAAGTATTACAACAGGATTGCGACACTTTCTTAAAGGCTTTATAA
- a CDS encoding Rieske 2Fe-2S domain-containing protein: MQRREFFKVVAGVGAVIVAPSLITTDLRADDGRLYKAYNKVQLVDGDGNPILASKLVEEENYIFNYPFVGVSSILIALPEKTETNVKLKSESGEEYIWKGGIGKKGNIVAYSSICSHQMTHVNKAESFISYQKRCQKTMACPRTGVMVCASHLSAYDVHKGSEVISGPAPQPLASIVLEHHDDDTLWAVGVLGADKFHEFFKAFKSELKEQYGGARKAKKKVKDTAQLVALADFTKDIIQY, translated from the coding sequence ATGCAAAGAAGAGAGTTCTTCAAAGTAGTTGCAGGGGTTGGAGCTGTAATAGTAGCTCCTTCTCTCATAACTACAGACTTAAGAGCTGATGACGGAAGATTGTATAAAGCGTACAATAAAGTTCAGTTAGTTGATGGTGATGGTAATCCTATTTTAGCTTCAAAGCTTGTAGAGGAAGAGAACTATATATTTAACTATCCGTTTGTCGGTGTAAGTTCAATACTGATAGCTTTACCGGAAAAAACAGAAACAAATGTGAAGCTTAAAAGTGAAAGCGGTGAAGAGTACATTTGGAAAGGCGGTATAGGGAAGAAAGGAAATATAGTAGCGTACAGCTCTATATGTAGTCATCAGATGACACATGTCAATAAAGCTGAATCTTTTATCTCTTACCAAAAGAGATGTCAAAAAACTATGGCTTGTCCAAGAACAGGTGTAATGGTATGTGCTTCACACCTCTCTGCATATGATGTGCATAAAGGGAGTGAGGTGATCAGCGGACCTGCTCCACAACCTCTTGCAAGTATAGTATTGGAGCATCACGACGATGATACTCTTTGGGCAGTAGGCGTTCTTGGTGCAGACAAGTTCCATGAGTTTTTCAAAGCGTTCAAGTCTGAGTTAAAAGAGCAATACGGCGGAGCTAGAAAAGCAAAGAAAAAAGTAAAAGATACTGCACAGCTTGTTGCTTTGGCAGATTTTACAAAAGATATAATTCAATACTAA
- a CDS encoding FAD-dependent oxidoreductase, whose product MNRRDILKFGAISAAAATATLTGCTTAPKPDNSVKPAVGMGSKAPLPAAKGPRVVIVGGGWSGLSVAKYTKKFAPNADVVLVEQRTQFHSCPISNLYLVGAVDLEFITHDYLQAARENKYTYFNASAIGIDKAQKIVKTTNGDIDYDYLVLSPGIDYDYSPWNVDLATEQRLRTEYPAGFMSPSEHMTIKSKLEDFEGGNFIITVPGGNYRCLPAPYERACLIADYFKKNEIDGKVLILDANHDITIKSEGFHSAYDEMYKDYVEYVPSAAIMSIDLENKKVIAGELEDEYEFTDAAFYPHVRGGKLLEVCGVAKDNAFNKMEGNIDPFTYEVIGEKNIFVAGDARPMGYSKSGNTSNSEGHYLGKLIAERILNNKDIKWKSPLTVCYSAVSAMPNHAISVRAEYEFKGKTLAGFTNVELSQEWRGKTGENNGKALMEWAKGMYRDMFNA is encoded by the coding sequence ATGAATCGTAGAGACATATTAAAATTTGGTGCTATAAGTGCAGCGGCAGCAACGGCTACTTTAACAGGATGTACAACTGCTCCGAAACCGGATAATAGTGTAAAACCTGCTGTTGGAATGGGTTCTAAAGCACCGTTACCAGCGGCTAAAGGTCCTAGAGTTGTTATAGTAGGCGGTGGATGGTCAGGTCTGTCAGTTGCCAAATATACTAAAAAGTTTGCGCCTAATGCTGATGTTGTTTTAGTTGAACAAAGAACACAATTCCATTCTTGTCCTATTAGTAACTTATACCTTGTAGGTGCAGTTGATTTAGAATTCATAACTCACGATTATTTACAAGCTGCTCGTGAAAATAAATATACATATTTTAATGCTTCAGCTATCGGAATAGATAAAGCTCAAAAAATAGTAAAAACAACGAACGGTGATATAGATTATGACTATTTAGTATTGTCTCCTGGTATTGACTACGATTATAGTCCTTGGAATGTAGATCTTGCAACTGAACAAAGATTAAGAACAGAATATCCTGCAGGTTTCATGTCACCAAGTGAACATATGACGATTAAAAGTAAACTTGAAGACTTTGAAGGCGGTAATTTTATTATTACGGTACCTGGTGGTAACTATAGATGTCTTCCTGCTCCATATGAAAGAGCTTGTTTAATTGCAGATTATTTCAAAAAGAACGAGATTGACGGTAAGGTACTGATTTTAGATGCTAACCACGACATCACGATCAAATCTGAAGGTTTCCACTCGGCATACGATGAGATGTATAAAGATTATGTAGAGTATGTTCCAAGTGCAGCAATTATGAGTATTGACTTAGAAAACAAAAAAGTGATCGCAGGTGAACTTGAAGATGAGTATGAGTTTACTGATGCTGCATTCTACCCGCATGTACGTGGTGGAAAACTATTGGAAGTTTGTGGCGTGGCAAAAGACAATGCATTTAATAAAATGGAAGGGAATATCGATCCGTTTACATATGAAGTTATCGGTGAAAAAAATATCTTCGTAGCTGGTGATGCACGTCCGATGGGTTACTCAAAATCAGGTAATACGTCAAACTCTGAAGGTCACTACTTAGGAAAACTTATCGCTGAGAGAATCTTAAATAACAAAGATATCAAATGGAAATCTCCGTTAACTGTATGTTATTCTGCAGTTTCTGCTATGCCTAATCATGCAATTTCTGTTAGAGCAGAATATGAGTTTAAAGGTAAAACACTTGCAGGTTTCACAAATGTTGAACTATCACAAGAGTGGCGTGGAAAAACAGGTGAGAATAACGGAAAAGCGCTTATGGAATGGGCTAAAGGTATGTACAGAGATATGTTTAACGCATAA
- a CDS encoding sigma-54 interaction domain-containing protein, whose product MFGQCEQCLTHKELKVLYDIASLISDSRDIKKSLEKSLLALKNSLQLENCVIYKLDDENLSVFASLGFSKFQKVNSEYKLGEGATGLAAKSMEPVVIENIHNDILFLNKSGNKTNHTLSYIAVPMIAEDDVIGVIGANLTKDTEIDYEATIRILTIISSLFAQYINSYSVIEQEKERLKELKLYYKMEWDSKVHNFGDIIGDSPKMQNVYQVIERIAQSDVTVLVRGETGTGKELVAAAIHKRSKRAEEPFIKLNCAAITDTLLESELFGHEKGAFTDAKETRKGRFELADGGTLFLDEIGDISASAQVKLLRVLQEREFERVGGSKTIRVNVRLVAATNRDLEQMVKDGDFREDLYYRLNVIPIDLPPLRKRGEDIKLLVNFFLERSMKNHKKIVKITDEAMDQLMSYPWPGNVRELENTIERIVLMGSEDGITASDMMLLLPALNNEKLIAEYCPMPMENMTLEEIEKDALERALAKSGGNQAEAAKALGLTQRQIGYKVKKYGL is encoded by the coding sequence ATGTTTGGACAATGTGAACAATGTTTAACACACAAAGAATTAAAAGTACTTTATGATATAGCATCTTTGATCTCAGATTCTAGAGATATAAAAAAGTCGTTGGAAAAAAGTTTATTGGCTTTGAAGAACTCTTTACAGTTAGAAAACTGTGTTATCTATAAGCTAGATGATGAGAACTTAAGTGTATTTGCTTCGCTCGGATTTAGTAAGTTTCAAAAAGTAAACTCTGAGTATAAACTTGGTGAGGGTGCTACCGGACTTGCAGCAAAAAGTATGGAACCTGTAGTGATTGAAAACATTCACAACGACATACTTTTTTTAAATAAGTCGGGAAATAAAACAAATCACACGCTCTCATATATAGCGGTTCCTATGATAGCCGAAGATGATGTGATCGGTGTTATCGGTGCAAACTTAACAAAAGATACTGAGATAGATTATGAAGCTACTATTCGTATATTAACAATTATAAGCTCTTTATTCGCACAGTATATAAACTCATACAGTGTGATAGAGCAAGAAAAAGAAAGATTAAAAGAATTAAAACTATATTACAAAATGGAATGGGATTCAAAAGTGCACAATTTCGGTGATATCATTGGTGACAGTCCGAAGATGCAAAATGTGTATCAAGTGATCGAGCGGATCGCACAAAGCGATGTTACGGTACTTGTCCGTGGTGAAACGGGGACAGGTAAAGAACTTGTAGCCGCAGCGATCCATAAACGCTCTAAGCGTGCGGAGGAACCGTTTATCAAACTCAATTGTGCGGCGATTACAGATACACTTTTAGAAAGTGAGCTTTTTGGGCATGAAAAGGGTGCATTTACCGATGCAAAAGAGACAAGAAAAGGGCGTTTTGAACTTGCAGACGGAGGGACACTCTTCTTAGATGAGATCGGAGATATCTCTGCATCTGCTCAGGTAAAACTGTTACGTGTTCTTCAAGAAAGAGAGTTTGAGCGTGTAGGTGGAAGTAAAACCATCCGTGTAAACGTTCGTTTGGTTGCAGCGACAAACAGAGACTTGGAGCAGATGGTGAAAGACGGAGATTTCAGGGAAGACCTTTACTACCGTTTAAATGTCATCCCTATCGATTTACCGCCGCTTAGAAAAAGGGGTGAGGATATTAAACTATTGGTAAACTTTTTCCTAGAACGCTCTATGAAAAATCATAAGAAAATCGTAAAGATAACAGATGAAGCGATGGACCAGTTAATGTCATATCCTTGGCCGGGAAATGTTCGTGAGTTAGAAAATACGATCGAGCGTATTGTACTTATGGGTAGCGAAGATGGAATTACTGCAAGCGATATGATGCTTCTACTTCCTGCACTCAATAATGAAAAACTAATAGCGGAATATTGTCCGATGCCTATGGAGAATATGACTCTTGAAGAGATTGAAAAAGATGCACTTGAAAGAGCGTTAGCAAAAAGCGGCGGCAATCAGGCCGAAGCGGCAAAAGCTCTGGGGCTTACGCAAAGACAAATTGGATATAAGGTAAAAAAATATGGACTCTAG
- a CDS encoding leucine-rich repeat domain-containing protein — MDTILEDFARWVKSKGLTSKVPTDIEKLKNISVLDLSKCKIRELPSSIGFLPNLIVLKLSNNRLEELPKSIGNLKKLKNLQCENNLLKELPDSIGALESLIILNLNGNRLKSLPQSFAKLTKLTRLTIAANMLESIPSDLKKLKKLLYFSLDTNRLKEIPEIFSDMYSLYYLDLSYNDLTHLPKSLGDIQELETLLLEGNQIQDLPSLELHDMLIKLNLNDNDLVTIDFDLSALEDLQILTLDNNHLEYLPDSLCKLKKLNHLSVSANKLKKLPECIGELENLLELDIEENFIQEYPESFSKLTKLKNLYIQENSLERPELPNLEFCDL, encoded by the coding sequence ATGGATACGATTTTAGAAGATTTCGCAAGATGGGTAAAGAGCAAAGGGCTTACATCGAAAGTTCCCACCGATATAGAAAAGTTAAAAAATATATCTGTGCTTGATCTCTCAAAATGCAAGATTCGTGAACTTCCTTCAAGTATAGGTTTTTTGCCTAACCTTATTGTCTTGAAACTCTCAAACAACCGACTTGAAGAACTTCCAAAAAGCATTGGAAATCTAAAAAAACTCAAAAATCTGCAATGTGAGAACAACCTTCTAAAAGAGCTTCCAGATTCCATCGGTGCATTAGAGTCTTTAATCATCTTAAACCTCAACGGCAACAGACTAAAATCACTGCCTCAAAGTTTTGCGAAGCTGACAAAGTTAACACGTTTAACGATCGCTGCCAATATGCTTGAATCTATTCCCAGCGATCTTAAAAAACTTAAAAAACTGCTCTATTTTTCACTGGACACCAACCGCTTAAAAGAGATTCCCGAGATCTTTTCCGATATGTACTCGCTTTACTATCTGGATCTCTCCTATAACGATCTGACACATCTTCCAAAATCTTTAGGGGATATACAAGAGCTTGAAACACTGCTTCTTGAGGGAAATCAGATCCAAGACCTTCCCTCTTTAGAACTGCACGATATGCTGATTAAACTCAATCTTAACGACAACGATCTTGTAACAATCGACTTTGATCTAAGTGCTTTAGAAGATCTCCAAATCCTGACACTTGACAATAACCACCTTGAGTACCTGCCCGATTCTCTCTGCAAACTCAAAAAACTCAACCATTTAAGTGTCAGTGCAAATAAACTCAAAAAACTTCCCGAGTGTATAGGAGAGCTGGAAAATCTTTTAGAGTTAGATATAGAGGAGAACTTTATACAAGAGTATCCTGAGTCTTTCTCAAAACTCACAAAACTAAAAAATCTATACATCCAGGAGAACTCTTTAGAACGCCCGGAACTGCCAAATCTAGAGTTCTGCGATCTTTAA
- a CDS encoding NAD(P)/FAD-dependent oxidoreductase has protein sequence MKKVAVIGAGYGGLRAIENLANNKELSLYLFDENSYHYLQTEAYGYIAGRFDLHDVALDLQNWCHGFENRVHFIQEKVTFIDSQNNIVKTDNENYDFDYLIIASGARTNFFKQISGLDQYGFGVKKLFRSHGFRTAFEKLLYEKLVEAKSHGKVMNLAIGGAGLSGVEIAAEMADVVARHTKSIGASAQELQIYLIDASDTILPGMSEYIIKNTQIRLEELGVKIVTSSFIDSVDKDTIYFKDETQLEYTFMIFTGGIIANTIDMDKEVQTNRIGQYICDDTLRIQENIFAIGDCSELKSADGKLLPPTAQTAERSAEYVARSILKLLEQKEVKPFKAKVDGVFVALGGYYAVGELFSFIKVKGKFAYILKKLITKSYYIGLKLRLNTGFMKRTSLEKEEL, from the coding sequence GTGAAAAAAGTTGCGGTTATCGGTGCAGGGTATGGTGGTTTAAGAGCTATTGAAAATTTAGCGAACAATAAAGAGCTTTCGCTCTATCTTTTTGATGAAAACTCTTACCATTATCTGCAAACTGAAGCATACGGTTACATCGCAGGGAGATTTGATCTGCACGATGTAGCACTTGACCTGCAAAACTGGTGTCACGGGTTTGAAAACAGAGTACATTTCATTCAGGAAAAAGTGACATTTATAGATTCCCAAAACAATATTGTTAAAACAGACAACGAAAACTACGACTTTGACTATCTAATTATTGCAAGCGGAGCAAGAACAAACTTCTTTAAACAGATCAGCGGTTTGGATCAATACGGTTTCGGTGTAAAAAAACTGTTTCGTTCTCACGGTTTTCGAACAGCTTTTGAAAAACTGCTTTATGAGAAGCTTGTAGAGGCAAAATCGCATGGAAAAGTGATGAACCTTGCAATAGGCGGTGCAGGGCTTAGCGGTGTCGAGATCGCAGCTGAGATGGCAGACGTTGTTGCCAGACATACAAAAAGCATAGGTGCTTCTGCTCAGGAGCTGCAGATCTATCTTATTGATGCGAGTGACACAATTCTTCCTGGAATGAGTGAATACATCATTAAAAACACTCAAATAAGGCTTGAAGAGCTCGGGGTAAAAATAGTTACAAGCAGTTTCATAGACAGTGTAGATAAAGATACTATCTACTTTAAAGACGAAACACAGTTAGAGTACACGTTTATGATCTTTACGGGCGGGATAATCGCCAATACAATTGATATGGACAAAGAGGTACAAACAAACAGAATAGGGCAGTATATCTGTGATGATACACTGCGCATACAAGAGAACATTTTTGCCATCGGGGATTGCAGCGAGCTAAAAAGTGCCGACGGAAAACTCTTGCCTCCGACTGCACAAACTGCCGAGAGAAGTGCAGAGTATGTTGCAAGATCGATTTTGAAACTGCTTGAACAAAAAGAAGTAAAACCGTTTAAAGCAAAAGTGGACGGTGTGTTTGTCGCTCTTGGAGGTTACTATGCAGTGGGTGAGTTGTTTAGTTTTATAAAAGTGAAGGGAAAATTTGCTTACATCTTGAAAAAACTGATCACGAAAAGTTACTACATCGGCTTAAAATTACGCCTTAATACAGGGTTTATGAAGCGTACATCTTTAGAGAAAGAAGAACTCTAA
- a CDS encoding CCE_0567 family metalloprotein, translated as MALTDEQKALKKELAGYKRKVVELAGEIHDIVEDTIWTDYSRLIPLSEEVQTAMKVVEDFKAEHTFLQ; from the coding sequence ATGGCATTAACAGATGAACAAAAAGCACTAAAAAAAGAGTTAGCAGGTTACAAAAGAAAAGTTGTAGAACTTGCAGGTGAGATCCATGATATAGTTGAAGATACAATCTGGACAGACTATAGCAGACTCATACCTCTTAGCGAAGAAGTTCAAACAGCTATGAAAGTAGTTGAAGACTTCAAAGCTGAGCATACCTTTTTACAATAA
- the nifV gene encoding homocitrate synthase: MAIINDTTLRDGEQAPYVAFNTHEKLEIAKLLHNCGADELEVGIPAMGTKEQEDIKEILALELPLRIMTWNRATQQDLEASLSCGVQAVDLSVPVSQTLIDVKFGGDKEKLFRNLEDVVTTAKKEGLFVCIGGEDSSRGDEEFLVELMNFGESLGADRFRYCDTVGILTPHATYEKIDYLTKHSSLDIEMHMHNDFGMATANSIAGFEAGAMSANTTVIGLGERAGNASFEQVLMSLKHQFHEEREIDPINLQTLVQSVALAANRQVSHNRPIVGRDIFSHESGIHVSGMIKSLNAYEAFEPEMVGLHRFFPIGKHSGSATINYHLKAFGITPVKAKVQGLLPKVREIVTQRKTVLEPNELVELYLCS, encoded by the coding sequence ATGGCGATCATAAATGACACGACACTTCGAGACGGGGAACAGGCTCCATATGTTGCATTTAATACGCACGAAAAATTAGAAATTGCCAAACTTCTTCATAACTGTGGTGCAGATGAGTTGGAAGTGGGCATCCCTGCCATGGGAACAAAAGAGCAAGAGGATATTAAAGAGATTTTAGCACTTGAACTTCCTCTTCGCATAATGACTTGGAACAGAGCGACACAACAAGATTTAGAAGCCTCTCTGTCTTGCGGTGTGCAAGCAGTTGATCTCTCAGTCCCCGTTTCACAAACTTTGATCGATGTAAAGTTTGGCGGAGATAAGGAAAAACTTTTTAGAAACCTTGAAGATGTTGTCACTACGGCAAAAAAAGAGGGGTTGTTTGTTTGTATAGGCGGTGAAGATTCTAGTCGAGGAGATGAAGAGTTTTTAGTAGAGCTTATGAACTTCGGTGAATCACTTGGTGCTGATCGTTTCCGTTACTGTGATACGGTAGGGATCTTAACGCCTCATGCAACGTATGAGAAGATAGACTATCTCACAAAACATTCAAGTTTAGATATAGAGATGCATATGCACAACGACTTCGGGATGGCTACTGCAAACTCAATTGCAGGGTTTGAAGCTGGTGCTATGAGTGCAAACACGACGGTTATCGGGCTTGGTGAACGCGCAGGCAATGCTTCGTTTGAGCAGGTATTAATGAGTTTAAAACACCAATTCCACGAAGAGCGTGAGATAGATCCAATTAACCTGCAAACACTGGTACAGAGCGTTGCACTTGCTGCAAACAGACAAGTAAGTCACAACAGACCTATTGTTGGACGAGATATCTTCTCTCACGAATCTGGCATCCATGTTAGCGGGATGATAAAAAGCCTTAATGCATATGAAGCATTTGAGCCAGAGATGGTTGGACTACACCGTTTTTTCCCGATCGGAAAACACTCCGGAAGTGCAACGATTAACTATCATCTCAAAGCGTTTGGCATTACACCTGTAAAAGCAAAAGTTCAAGGTCTCCTGCCAAAAGTTCGTGAGATAGTGACGCAAAGAAAAACGGTGCTTGAACCGAATGAATTAGTGGAGTTGTATTTATGTTCATAG
- the clpX gene encoding ATP-dependent Clp protease ATP-binding subunit ClpX, whose translation MSDLVCDFCGKSVKEVEKIFSAENAHICNECIGTCSDIISKERIKKERAEFQKGLSIPTQIKEHLDTYVIGQEEAKKVLSVALYSHYKRIDKPTFKNVEIEKSNILLVGPTGSGKTLLAKSLAKIMDVPFAVADATALTEAGYVGEDVESILSRLLASADYDIERAQKGIIYIDEIDKIANKSESATSGRDVSGEGVQQGLLKILEGGEVYVPLKGSRKSSSAETVLFDTTHVLFICGGAFVGLVGDDERRKKFQPKKMGFLKSGDEEQATKEIESKDLINFGLIPEFIGRIPVIATLNPLSIEDLIRVLKEPKNAIIKQYQALFELDGMELEFTDDALEAIAKEADEKGVGARGLRGIIEKIMLPLQYELPAREGIEACVITNDFIEGKKEVELRFEEVKKEAE comes from the coding sequence ATGAGTGATTTAGTTTGTGATTTTTGTGGTAAAAGCGTAAAAGAGGTTGAAAAGATATTTAGTGCGGAAAATGCACATATTTGTAACGAGTGTATAGGTACTTGTTCAGATATTATCTCCAAAGAGCGTATCAAAAAAGAGCGTGCCGAGTTTCAAAAGGGTCTGAGTATCCCGACACAGATCAAAGAGCATCTAGATACTTATGTGATCGGACAAGAAGAAGCAAAAAAAGTGCTTTCAGTTGCTCTATATTCCCACTATAAACGTATAGACAAACCAACTTTCAAAAATGTAGAGATCGAAAAAAGTAATATTTTACTTGTGGGACCGACGGGAAGCGGTAAAACACTTTTAGCAAAATCACTCGCAAAAATCATGGATGTCCCATTTGCCGTAGCTGATGCGACAGCACTTACTGAAGCGGGATATGTCGGGGAGGATGTTGAATCTATCCTTTCTCGTTTACTTGCTTCGGCAGATTATGATATTGAGCGTGCACAAAAAGGGATCATCTACATAGATGAGATCGACAAAATTGCGAACAAAAGTGAAAGTGCGACAAGCGGTCGTGATGTTTCAGGCGAAGGTGTGCAGCAAGGACTTCTAAAAATATTAGAAGGGGGTGAAGTGTACGTCCCTTTAAAAGGAAGCCGTAAAAGCTCTTCGGCAGAAACGGTTCTTTTTGATACTACACATGTACTTTTCATCTGTGGCGGTGCTTTTGTCGGACTTGTCGGAGATGATGAGCGAAGAAAGAAATTTCAACCTAAAAAGATGGGATTTTTAAAATCGGGCGATGAGGAACAAGCTACAAAAGAGATCGAATCAAAAGACTTGATCAATTTCGGACTTATCCCGGAGTTTATAGGGCGTATACCTGTAATCGCTACACTTAACCCGCTCTCAATAGAGGACTTAATCCGCGTACTTAAAGAGCCGAAAAATGCAATTATCAAACAGTATCAGGCACTTTTTGAACTTGACGGTATGGAGCTTGAGTTTACTGACGATGCTCTTGAAGCTATAGCAAAAGAGGCTGATGAAAAAGGTGTCGGTGCCAGAGGTCTGCGTGGAATCATTGAGAAGATAATGTTACCGCTTCAGTATGAACTCCCTGCAAGAGAGGGGATTGAGGCTTGTGTAATTACCAATGATTTTATCGAAGGTAAAAAAGAGGTAGAGCTTCGTTTCGAAGAAGTTAAAAAGGAGGCAGAGTAA
- the nifB gene encoding nitrogenase cofactor biosynthesis protein NifB: MSCSTGGCGTSPDMGFDPNNPEAMAIQEKINNHPCYSEGAHQHYARIHVAVAPACNIQCNYCNRKYDCSNESRPGVTSSKLTPEEAVKKVLYVGGDIQQLSVVGVAGPGDALANPKKTFDTFRMLQEKAPDLKLCLSTNGLRLPDYIDEIEKYNVDHVTVTINTVDPTGEIGSQIYPWVHWEHKKIWGAEGAKLLLEKQLEGIRMLTERGILVKANSVLIPGVNDKDLPNVAKKLKEMNVFLHNIMPLLSSPEFGTKFGLDGVPSATDQETMAAQEACGMDMKLMSHCRQCRADAVGLIGEDRGEEFTKDVFMNMTFTALEDKYNIEARTKKHEMIESWRSHLEEANKRIKIEQAAKEQLSSTGETKLIAITTAGEGMINQHFGSAQEFLIYEAGDKAIKFVMHRKIESSYSGAEVAEDYNPIEEIKTTLKDVDVLLTAKIGECPMNDLNEIGLICDDSYANEPIEISVHEAAKKYFFNTEKELG, encoded by the coding sequence ATGAGTTGTTCAACTGGAGGATGCGGTACGTCACCAGATATGGGATTTGATCCAAACAATCCCGAGGCTATGGCTATCCAAGAAAAGATCAATAATCACCCGTGTTATAGTGAGGGAGCTCACCAACATTACGCAAGGATTCACGTGGCAGTGGCTCCGGCATGTAATATTCAATGTAACTACTGTAACAGAAAATACGACTGTTCAAACGAATCTCGTCCGGGAGTTACAAGTTCTAAACTCACACCTGAAGAGGCTGTAAAAAAAGTACTTTACGTCGGTGGTGACATTCAGCAACTTTCAGTTGTAGGTGTTGCAGGACCGGGTGATGCTCTGGCAAACCCTAAAAAGACATTTGATACTTTTAGAATGCTTCAAGAAAAAGCACCTGATTTGAAACTATGTCTTTCAACTAACGGTCTTCGTCTACCTGACTACATCGACGAGATCGAAAAATACAATGTTGACCACGTAACTGTAACGATCAATACTGTAGATCCAACAGGTGAGATCGGAAGCCAGATCTATCCATGGGTACACTGGGAACACAAAAAAATCTGGGGTGCAGAAGGTGCAAAACTTCTTTTAGAGAAACAGCTTGAAGGTATCCGTATGCTTACTGAGCGCGGTATTTTGGTAAAAGCAAACTCTGTTTTAATTCCAGGAGTGAACGATAAAGATCTTCCAAACGTTGCTAAAAAACTTAAAGAGATGAATGTATTTTTACATAACATTATGCCTCTACTATCTTCTCCTGAGTTTGGTACAAAATTTGGTCTTGACGGCGTACCTAGTGCGACTGACCAAGAGACTATGGCTGCACAAGAAGCGTGTGGTATGGATATGAAACTAATGAGTCACTGTCGTCAATGTCGTGCTGACGCAGTAGGACTTATCGGTGAAGACAGAGGTGAAGAGTTTACAAAGGATGTATTTATGAACATGACTTTTACGGCACTTGAAGATAAGTACAACATCGAAGCTCGTACGAAAAAACACGAGATGATCGAGAGCTGGAGAAGTCACCTTGAAGAAGCAAATAAACGTATCAAAATTGAGCAAGCTGCTAAAGAGCAACTCAGCTCAACGGGTGAGACAAAACTCATAGCTATTACAACTGCGGGTGAAGGTATGATCAACCAACACTTCGGTTCTGCTCAAGAGTTCTTAATCTACGAAGCAGGTGATAAAGCGATCAAGTTTGTAATGCATAGAAAAATCGAGAGTTCATACTCCGGTGCAGAAGTTGCCGAAGATTATAACCCAATCGAAGAGATCAAAACAACACTTAAAGATGTTGACGTACTGCTTACTGCCAAAATCGGTGAGTGTCCAATGAACGACTTAAACGAGATTGGACTTATCTGTGATGACAGTTATGCAAATGAGCCAATCGAGATCTCTGTACACGAAGCTGCAAAAAAATACTTTTTTAACACTGAGAAAGAGTTAGGGTAA